Proteins encoded in a region of the Helicobacter sp. 11S03491-1 genome:
- the cysE gene encoding serine O-acetyltransferase: MTPKDSNKIGLFAIIKEDFSVPFKKDPAINSKIELFFNYPGLIAIVHYRIAHRFYQRGFKIFARILMGFTQFLTNVDIHPACKIGRRVFIDHGIGVVIGQTAEIGDDVTIYQGVSLGGVSLEKIKRHPTLENGVVVGAGAKILGNITIGANAKIGANSVVIKDVPADMTAIGIPARVLNKNKTQETNAAIKLPDVDKELFNYLIEKINLIEQTIHSNPENSKKDAQLQNIYENYIRCIKDE, from the coding sequence TTGACTCCAAAAGATTCTAATAAAATAGGGCTTTTTGCGATTATTAAAGAAGATTTTAGTGTCCCTTTCAAAAAAGATCCTGCTATCAATTCTAAAATAGAGCTTTTTTTTAATTATCCCGGTCTTATTGCTATTGTCCATTATCGCATTGCTCATAGATTCTATCAACGAGGGTTTAAAATCTTTGCAAGAATTTTAATGGGCTTCACACAATTTCTAACTAACGTTGATATTCATCCTGCTTGTAAGATTGGCAGGAGAGTATTTATTGATCATGGTATTGGCGTAGTCATCGGGCAAACAGCTGAAATTGGCGATGATGTAACTATCTATCAAGGGGTAAGTTTAGGTGGGGTGAGTTTGGAGAAGATCAAGCGTCACCCTACTTTAGAAAATGGTGTGGTTGTAGGAGCAGGGGCAAAAATTCTTGGAAATATTACTATTGGGGCAAATGCAAAGATTGGGGCAAATTCAGTTGTTATCAAAGATGTTCCGGCTGATATGACAGCTATAGGTATCCCTGCTCGTGTTCTTAATAAAAACAAAACTCAAGAAACCAATGCTGCTATTAAACTTCCTGATGTTGATAAAGAACTCTTTAACTATCTCATTGAAAAAATCAATCTCATTGAGCAAACCATTCACTCTAATCCTGAAAATTCTAAAAAAGACGCTCAACTCCAAAATATTTATGAAAATTATATCCGTTGCATTAAAGATGAATAA
- the speA gene encoding arginine decarboxylase has translation MVDYGIKFWSNDDFIIDNGVVKVNHKNKPPIIDIVNEVREKGYKGPLLIRFPHLIQKQIEKIFATFESSIQEYKYNGKFKAVFPLKVNQMPNFVLPLVACAKDKCYGLEAGSKSELIVSMAYTNKGSPITVNGFKDREMINLGFVAANMGHDITLTIEGLNELETIIEVAKEMGEPCPHIGLRIRLHSTGTGVWAKSGGINSKFGLTSTELLEAIKLLEDSKLLHKFTMIHFHIGSQISDISPLKKAIREVGNIYAELRKMGAKNLTCVNIGGGLAVEYTQHEGNNNRNYTLSEFSGDVVFSLKEIVKNKKEPEPDIFIESGRYICANHAVLIAPVLELFSQEYDEKALKLKEKNPPLIAEMLDLYQSISEKNAIEYLHDSLDHMESLLTLFDLGYIDLQDRSNTEVLVHLIIKKVIKLLKHKNHNDIIRIQEQVQERYLLNCSFFQSLPDYWGLGQNFPVMPLDRLNRRPTRSASLWDITCDSDGEITFDSSKPLFLHDVDVTKEEYFLGFFLVGAYQEVLGMRHNLFTHPTEFSVVFDDELNKGYEIQNLLEAQTILDVLDDLDYDTKEIERILKQRIEENQDIDEETKKEVMGQLYIMLSENGYLRTIASGEKN, from the coding sequence ATGGTGGATTATGGCATTAAATTTTGGTCAAATGATGACTTTATCATTGATAATGGCGTTGTAAAAGTCAATCATAAAAATAAACCTCCAATCATTGATATTGTCAATGAAGTAAGAGAAAAAGGCTATAAAGGACCTCTCTTAATTCGCTTTCCCCATCTTATACAAAAACAAATAGAAAAAATATTTGCTACTTTTGAATCTTCTATCCAAGAATATAAATATAATGGTAAATTCAAGGCTGTTTTTCCTCTCAAAGTCAATCAAATGCCTAATTTTGTCTTACCTCTTGTAGCTTGTGCCAAAGATAAATGCTATGGGCTGGAAGCAGGAAGTAAATCTGAACTTATTGTATCTATGGCTTACACTAACAAGGGTTCTCCTATCACCGTCAATGGCTTCAAAGATCGTGAAATGATCAATCTGGGTTTTGTAGCAGCCAATATGGGGCATGATATTACACTCACTATTGAAGGTCTCAATGAATTGGAAACAATTATTGAAGTGGCTAAAGAAATGGGAGAGCCATGCCCTCATATCGGTCTTAGAATACGTCTTCATAGCACAGGAACAGGAGTATGGGCAAAAAGCGGGGGGATTAATTCCAAATTTGGTCTAACAAGCACTGAATTACTTGAAGCAATCAAACTTCTTGAAGATTCCAAACTGCTTCATAAATTTACAATGATCCATTTTCATATTGGCAGCCAAATCAGTGATATTTCACCTCTAAAAAAAGCGATCCGTGAAGTGGGGAATATCTATGCAGAGCTTAGAAAAATGGGAGCGAAAAATCTCACTTGTGTCAATATTGGCGGGGGTCTTGCAGTCGAATATACTCAACATGAAGGCAACAATAATCGCAATTACACATTAAGTGAATTTAGTGGGGATGTGGTTTTTTCCCTCAAAGAAATTGTCAAAAACAAAAAAGAACCCGAACCGGATATTTTTATCGAATCAGGTCGTTATATATGCGCTAATCATGCTGTTTTGATTGCTCCGGTATTGGAATTATTCTCACAAGAATATGATGAAAAAGCCCTCAAACTCAAAGAGAAAAATCCTCCATTGATCGCTGAAATGCTTGATTTATATCAAAGTATCAGTGAAAAAAATGCAATTGAATATTTACATGATAGTCTTGATCATATGGAATCCTTGCTGACTTTATTTGATCTGGGCTATATTGATTTACAAGATAGAAGCAATACAGAGGTATTGGTGCATTTGATTATCAAAAAAGTCATCAAACTCCTTAAACATAAAAATCACAATGATATTATCCGTATTCAAGAGCAAGTTCAAGAAAGGTATTTATTAAATTGCTCTTTTTTTCAAAGTTTGCCGGATTATTGGGGATTGGGACAAAATTTCCCTGTTATGCCTCTGGATAGGCTAAATCGACGCCCCACAAGGAGTGCAAGTTTATGGGATATTACTTGTGATAGCGATGGAGAAATTACTTTTGATTCTTCCAAACCCTTATTCTTGCATGATGTGGATGTTACCAAAGAAGAATATTTTTTAGGCTTTTTTTTAGTAGGGGCTTATCAAGAAGTTCTGGGAATGAGGCATAATCTTTTTACTCACCCTACTGAATTTAGCGTTGTTTTTGATGATGAGTTAAACAAAGGCTATGAAATACAAAATCTTCTTGAAGCTCAAACCATTCTGGATGTGCTTGATGATCTTGATTATGATACCAAAGAAATTGAACGCATTTTAAAGCAACGCATAGAAGAAAATCAAGACATCGATGAAGAAACCAAAAAAGAAGTCATGGGGCAACTCTATATCATGCTCAGCGAAAATGGCTACCTAAGAACCATTGCAAGTGGTGAAAAAAATTGA
- the ybeY gene encoding rRNA maturation RNase YbeY, whose product MLEITNETDFIFDYKLLNKIAAFLSSQEIELLLTHDEHIHLLNKEFLGKDKTTDVLSFPFDNMGISGISLPLGSIVINVDMARRISQDLGHLVDLEIALLLVHGILHLLGYDHERDKGEHRLKEEEVIDYFKLPKSLIIRNT is encoded by the coding sequence ATGCTGGAAATTACCAATGAAACCGATTTTATTTTTGATTACAAACTTTTAAATAAAATTGCTGCATTCTTAAGCTCACAAGAAATTGAGCTGCTCCTAACTCATGATGAACATATCCATTTACTCAACAAAGAATTTTTGGGCAAAGATAAGACAACAGATGTGTTGAGTTTCCCATTTGATAATATGGGTATATCCGGAATATCTTTACCTCTAGGCAGTATCGTCATTAATGTAGATATGGCAAGGAGAATAAGCCAAGATTTGGGGCATTTAGTCGATCTTGAAATTGCTTTGTTGCTGGTACATGGTATTTTGCATTTGCTAGGTTATGATCATGAGAGAGATAAGGGAGAGCATCGTTTGAAAGAAGAAGAAGTTATTGATTATTTTAAGCTACCAAAGAGCTTGATTATAAGAAATACTTAA